In a single window of the Brachionichthys hirsutus isolate HB-005 chromosome 18, CSIRO-AGI_Bhir_v1, whole genome shotgun sequence genome:
- the LOC137907768 gene encoding transformer-2 protein homolog alpha-like, with amino-acid sequence MSDNEKEFREQDSRHGSRSASPRQAARSTSQSPVQSKDGSRHSRSRSRSRSRSKSRSRSHRSSRRHYSRSRSRSHRRHSRSRSRSWRRRRSHSRSPMSNRRRHIGNRANPDPNCCVGVFGLSLYTTERDLRDVFSKYGPLSNVNIVYDQQSRRSRGFAFVYFENSEDSKEAKERANGMELDGRRIRVDFSITKRAHTPTPGIYMGRPTYGGGGSSSSGGGGGGSSSCGGSSRRNSRDYDRGYDRGYDRGYERDYDRYDDREYRSYRRRSPSPYYNRGYRSRSRSRSYSPRMFTHFNHYTASVAIFVCLRIV; translated from the exons ATGAGCGACAACGAGAAAGAGTTCAGGGAGCAG GACTCTCGGCATGGCTCGAGGAGCGCGTCCCCCCGACAAGCCGCGAGGTCGACCAGCCAGTCTCCTGTGCAGTCTAAAGATGGCTCCCGTCATTCCAGGTCCCGGTCTCGTTCCCGTTCCAGATCAAAATCCAG GTCCCGTTCCCACCGAAGCTCGCGCAGGCACTACTCTCGTTCTCGTTCCCGCTCCCATCGCCGGCACTCCAGGAGCCGGTCTCGTAGCTGGCGCCGAAGGAGGAGCCACAGCCGCTCCCCCATGTCAAACCGCCGCAGACACATTGGAAACCGG GCCAACCCAGACCCCAActgctgtgtgggtgtgttcGGACTGAGTCTGTACACCACTGAGAGGGACCTCAGGGACGTCTTCTCTAAATATGGCCCCTTGAGTAACGTCAACATTGTGTACGACCAGCAGTCGCGTCGCTCAAGAGGCTTCGCTTTTGTCTACTTTGAAAACTCTGAGGACTCTAAAGAG GCTAAGGAGCGTGCTAACGGAATGGAACTTGATGGAAGAAGGATCCGTGTCGATTTCTCCATTACGAAACGAGCCCACACTCCCACTCCTGGAATATACATGGGGCGCCCAACATA TGGcggcgggggcagcagcagcagcggcggcggcggtggaggTAGCAGTAGTTGCGGTGGCTCGTCACGGCGCAACTCAAGAGATTACGACAGGGGCTACGACAGAGGCTATGACCGGGGTTATGAGCGAGACTATGATCGCTATGACGACCGAGAATACAGATCATACAG ACGCAGGTCGCCATCTCCTTATTATAACCGAGGGTACCGCTCTCGATCCCGCTCACGGTCCTACTCGCCACGTATGTTTACACATTTCAATCATTACACCGCAAGCGTTGCTATATTTGTTTGCCTAAGAATTGTGTAA
- the LOC137907224 gene encoding obg-like ATPase 1 isoform X1, whose translation MPPKKGEAPKQAPLIGRFGSSLKIGIVGLPNIGKSTFFNVLTKSQAAAENFPFCTIDPNESRVPVPDERFDYLCQYHKPVSKVPAFLNVVDIAGLVKGAHSGQGLGNAFLSHISACDGIFHMTRAFDDEDIVHVEGNVDPVRDIEIIHEELRLKDEEMIGPIIDKLEKTAVRGSDKKLKPEYDIILKIKNWIQEEKKHIRFYHDWNDKEIEVLNKYLLLTSKPMIYLVNLSEKDYIRKKNKWLAKIKEWVDAHDPGALVIPVSGALESKLLDMEGEEERRKYCEEQKTQSALTKIIKAGYAALQLEYFFTAGPDEVRAWTLRKGTKAPQAAGKIHTDFEKGFIMAEVMKYADFKEEGSESAAKAAGKYRQQGRNYIVEDGDIIFFKFNTPNAPKKK comes from the exons ATGCCCCCCAAAAAGGGAGAAGCCCCAAAACAGGCTCCATTAATTGGACGATTTGGATCCTCTCTGAAAATAGGAATTGTGGGATTGCCAAATATTGG GAAATCCACCTTTTTCAACGTGCTGACCAAAAGCCAAGCGGCTGCAGAGAACTTCCCATTCTGCACGATCGACCCAAATGAGAGCAGGGTGCCTGTGCCCGATGAGCGCTTTGATTATCTCTGCCAGTACCACAAACCAGTCAG TAAGGTTCCAGCTTTTCTCAATGTTGTGGACATTGCTGGTCTGGTGAAGGGAGCCCACTCAGGACAAGGGCTTGGAAATGCCTTTCTCTCTCACATCAGTGCCTGTGACGGCATCTTCCATATGACTC GTGCTTTTGACGATGAGGATATTGTCCATGTGGAGGGTAACGTTGACCCAGTGAGGGACATAGAGATCATCCACGAGGAGCTGCGACTAAAAGACGAGGAAATGATCGGTCCAATCATTGACAAACTGGAGAAGACTGCCGTTAGGGGAAGTGACAAAAAGCTCAAACCTGAATAT GACATCATTTTGAAGATCAAGAACTGGATccaggaagagaagaaacatATCAGATTTTACCACGACTGGAACGACAAGGAG ATCGAGGTGTTGAACAAATACCTGCTGCTGACATCCAAGCCCATGATCTACCTGGTTAATCTATCAGAGAAGGATTACATCAGGAAAAAGAACAAGTG GTTGGCAAAAATCAAGGAGTGGGTAGATGCCCACGATCCCGGTGCTCTGGTGATTCCCGTAAGTGGAGCTCTTGAGTCTAAACTGCTGGACATggagggcgaggaggagagaagaaagtACTGTGAGGAGCAGAAGACGCAAAG TGCTCTAACCAAAATAATAAAGGCCGGCTATGCAGCACTACAGCTGGAATACTTCTTCACAGcagggccagatgaggtgcgaGCATGGACCctcagg AAAGGCACCAAGGCTCCTCAAGCCGCAGGAAAAATCCACACCGACTTCGAGAAAGGTTTCATCATGGCCGAAGTCATGAAGTACGCTGACTTCAAAGAGGAGGGTAGTGAAAGTGCCGCCAAG